A single window of Silurus meridionalis isolate SWU-2019-XX chromosome 11, ASM1480568v1, whole genome shotgun sequence DNA harbors:
- the rfx3 gene encoding transcription factor RFX3 isoform X1, translating into MQTPEAGTDSSSTVPLQTSVPVQPAVTTQQVPSQVPVQQAQTVQQVQHVYPTQVQYVEENSGVYTNGTIRTYSYSEPQLYSQNSSGSYFDTQGATPQVSTVVTTHSLANNGSTNGGLAMGLTGGQIISSSGAYLIGANAMDGSASHTTAQTTRASPATIQMAIETLQKSEGLSSQRSSLLNSHLQWLLDNYETAEGVSLPRSTLYSHYLRHCQEQKLDPVNAASFGKLIRSIFMGLRTRRLGTRGNSKYHYYGIRLKPDSPLNRLQEDMQYMALRQQPVHQKQRFKSVPKADGFIGDNYSSSGHHNPNAAEQTVLAQSQHHQQFLDASRAIPEFVELDLGENGVDGISMEDIKALQILYREHCEAILDVVVNLQFSLIEKLWQTFWRYCPSNSIEGITMTENSGMSEIEGRLPRARLLLLCQSEAVLKWMNTCDHLMYQALVEILIPDVLRPIPSALTQAIRNFAKSLEGWLANAMSTIPQKMVQTKVSAVSAFAQTLRRYTSLNHLAQAARAVLQNTSQINQMLSDLNRVDFANVQEQASWVCQCEEGMVQRLEQDFKATLQQQSSLEQWAAWLDNVVSQVLKPYEDRPSFPKAARLFLLKWSFYSSMVIRDLTLRSAASFGSFHLIRLLYDEYMFYLVEHRVAQATGETPIGVMGEFDDLNTMSPTNIDKDEISEMDSELDEEMQEAGEQLTKQEKAEAEVIQVLQVGTMEDGSSAVVGVVQSDMLGTMAVQQQSTIRHCSGAGNTYASV; encoded by the exons ATGCAAACCCCAGAGGCTGGCACTGACTCCTCGTCCACAGTGCCCCTCCAGACCAGCGTGCCTGTGCAGCCTGCTGTTACCACCCAGCAGGTGCCCTCTCAGGTGCCCGTCCAGCAG GCACAGACTGTTCAACAGGTGCAGCATGTGTACCCGACCCAAGTCCAGTATGTGGAGGAGAACAGCGGCGTCTACACCAACGGTACCAT ACGCACCTACTCGTACTCAGAGCCACAGCTGTACAGTCAGAACAGCAGTGGGAGCTACTTTGACACACAGGGTGCCACGCCCCAGGTGAGCACGGTGGTGACAACACACAGCTTGGCCAACAACGGCAGCACTAACGGCGGGCTGGCAATGGGCCTCACGGGTGGTCAGATCATCAGCAGCTCAGGAGCTTACTTGATCGGGGCCAACGCCATGGATGGCTCTGCCTCTCATACCACAGCGCAGACCACCAGGGCCTCTCCTGCTACG ATTCAAATGGCGATTGAGACGCTCCAAAAGTCTGAGGGTTTGTCCAGTCAGAGAAGTTCACTGCTCAACAGCCAC TTGCAATGGCTTCTGGATAACTATGAGACAGCAGAGGGGGTGAGTCTGCCTCGCTCTACACTCTACAGCCACTACCTGCGCCACTGCCAGGAGCAGAAGCTCGATCCGGTCAATGCTGCATCGTTTGGGAAACTCATTCGCTCCATTTTCATGGGCCTGCGCACACGCCGCCTCGGAACCAG AGGGAACTCCAAATATCATTATTATGGGATCCGCCTGAAACCAGACTCGCCTCTTAACCGGCTGCAGGAGGATATGCAGTACATGGCACTGCGGCAGCAGCCTGTACATCAGAAACAGAG GTTTAAGTCTGTGCCAAAGGCTGATGGTTTTATAGGCGACAACTACTCGAGCAGCGGGCATCACAATCCCAATGCTGCAGAGCAGACTGTCCTCGCACAGAGCCAGCACCACCAGCAGTTCCTGG ACGCATCAAGGGCCATCCCTGAGTTTGTAGAACTCGATCTTGGAGAGAACGGAGTAGATGGTATCAGCATGGAGGACATTAAAGCTCTTCAGATATTATACAGAGAACACTGTGAG GCCATCTTAGACGTGGTGGTAAACCTCCAGTTTAGCTTGATAGAGAAGCTGTGGCAGACGTTCTGGCGCTATTGCCCTTCCAACTCAATAGAGGGCATCACCATGACAGAAAACAG TGGGATGAGTGAGATCGAGGGGCGTCTGCCACGTGCCAGGCTGTTGCTGTTATGCCAGAGTGAGGCTGTGCTCAAGTGGATGAACACCTGCGATCACCTGATGTACCAGGCTCTAGTAGAGATCCTCATCCCTGATGTCCTCAGACCCATTCCTA GTGCCTTGACTCAAGCCATCCGTAACTTTGCCAAAAGCCTTGAGGGCTGGCTCGCCAATGCCATGAGCACCATTCCACAGAAGATGGTCCAGACCAAG GTATCCGCTGTTAGTGCCTTTGCGCAGACGCTGCGCCGATACACGTCTCTGAACCACTTGGCTCAGGCAGCACGTGCTGTGTTGCAAAACACCTCACAGATCAACCAGATGCTCAGTGACCTGAACCGCGTGGACTTCGCCAACGTGCAG gaGCAGGCATCATGGGTCTGCCAGTGTGAGGAGGGCATGGTGCAGCGACTCGAGCAGGACTTTAAGGCTACGCTGCAGCAGCAGAGCTCCTTGGAGCAGTGGGCCGCCTGGCTGGACAATGTGGTCAGTCAAGTCCTCAAGCCATATGAGGACAGGCCGAGTTTTCCCAAAGCAGCCCGCCTGTTCCTGCTCAAGTGGTCATTTTACAG CTCAATGGTGATCAGAGACTTGACCCTGCGCAGTGCTGCCAGCTTCGGCTCCTTCCACCTGATCCGGCTGCTCTACGACGAGTACATGTTCTACCTGGTGGAGCACCGCGTTGCCCAGGCAACTGGAGAGACTCCCATTGGGGTTATGGGAGAA TTTGATGACCTAAATACCATGTCGCCCACTAACATCGATAAAG ATGAAATAAGTGAGATGGACAGCGAGCTGGATGAAGAGATGCAGGAGGCAGGAGAACAGCTAACCAAGCAAGAAAAAGCAGAGGCTGAGGTGATTCAGGTGTTGCAGGTGGGCACTATGGAAGATGGAAGCAGCGCCGTGGTTGGCGTGGTGCAGTCGGACATGCTTGGTACAATGGCAGTGCAGCAGCAGTCGACCATCCGTCACTGCAGCGGAGCCGGAAACACCTATGCCTCAGTGTGA
- the rfx3 gene encoding transcription factor RFX3 isoform X2, protein MQTPEAGTDSSSTVPLQTSVPVQPAVTTQQVPSQVPVQQAQTVQQVQHVYPTQVQYVEENSGVYTNGTIRTYSYSEPQLYSQNSSGSYFDTQGATPQVSTVVTTHSLANNGSTNGGLAMGLTGGQIISSSGAYLIGANAMDGSASHTTAQTTRASPATLQWLLDNYETAEGVSLPRSTLYSHYLRHCQEQKLDPVNAASFGKLIRSIFMGLRTRRLGTRGNSKYHYYGIRLKPDSPLNRLQEDMQYMALRQQPVHQKQRFKSVPKADGFIGDNYSSSGHHNPNAAEQTVLAQSQHHQQFLDASRAIPEFVELDLGENGVDGISMEDIKALQILYREHCEAILDVVVNLQFSLIEKLWQTFWRYCPSNSIEGITMTENSGMSEIEGRLPRARLLLLCQSEAVLKWMNTCDHLMYQALVEILIPDVLRPIPSALTQAIRNFAKSLEGWLANAMSTIPQKMVQTKVSAVSAFAQTLRRYTSLNHLAQAARAVLQNTSQINQMLSDLNRVDFANVQEQASWVCQCEEGMVQRLEQDFKATLQQQSSLEQWAAWLDNVVSQVLKPYEDRPSFPKAARLFLLKWSFYSSMVIRDLTLRSAASFGSFHLIRLLYDEYMFYLVEHRVAQATGETPIGVMGEFDDLNTMSPTNIDKDEISEMDSELDEEMQEAGEQLTKQEKAEAEVIQVLQVGTMEDGSSAVVGVVQSDMLGTMAVQQQSTIRHCSGAGNTYASV, encoded by the exons ATGCAAACCCCAGAGGCTGGCACTGACTCCTCGTCCACAGTGCCCCTCCAGACCAGCGTGCCTGTGCAGCCTGCTGTTACCACCCAGCAGGTGCCCTCTCAGGTGCCCGTCCAGCAG GCACAGACTGTTCAACAGGTGCAGCATGTGTACCCGACCCAAGTCCAGTATGTGGAGGAGAACAGCGGCGTCTACACCAACGGTACCAT ACGCACCTACTCGTACTCAGAGCCACAGCTGTACAGTCAGAACAGCAGTGGGAGCTACTTTGACACACAGGGTGCCACGCCCCAGGTGAGCACGGTGGTGACAACACACAGCTTGGCCAACAACGGCAGCACTAACGGCGGGCTGGCAATGGGCCTCACGGGTGGTCAGATCATCAGCAGCTCAGGAGCTTACTTGATCGGGGCCAACGCCATGGATGGCTCTGCCTCTCATACCACAGCGCAGACCACCAGGGCCTCTCCTGCTACG TTGCAATGGCTTCTGGATAACTATGAGACAGCAGAGGGGGTGAGTCTGCCTCGCTCTACACTCTACAGCCACTACCTGCGCCACTGCCAGGAGCAGAAGCTCGATCCGGTCAATGCTGCATCGTTTGGGAAACTCATTCGCTCCATTTTCATGGGCCTGCGCACACGCCGCCTCGGAACCAG AGGGAACTCCAAATATCATTATTATGGGATCCGCCTGAAACCAGACTCGCCTCTTAACCGGCTGCAGGAGGATATGCAGTACATGGCACTGCGGCAGCAGCCTGTACATCAGAAACAGAG GTTTAAGTCTGTGCCAAAGGCTGATGGTTTTATAGGCGACAACTACTCGAGCAGCGGGCATCACAATCCCAATGCTGCAGAGCAGACTGTCCTCGCACAGAGCCAGCACCACCAGCAGTTCCTGG ACGCATCAAGGGCCATCCCTGAGTTTGTAGAACTCGATCTTGGAGAGAACGGAGTAGATGGTATCAGCATGGAGGACATTAAAGCTCTTCAGATATTATACAGAGAACACTGTGAG GCCATCTTAGACGTGGTGGTAAACCTCCAGTTTAGCTTGATAGAGAAGCTGTGGCAGACGTTCTGGCGCTATTGCCCTTCCAACTCAATAGAGGGCATCACCATGACAGAAAACAG TGGGATGAGTGAGATCGAGGGGCGTCTGCCACGTGCCAGGCTGTTGCTGTTATGCCAGAGTGAGGCTGTGCTCAAGTGGATGAACACCTGCGATCACCTGATGTACCAGGCTCTAGTAGAGATCCTCATCCCTGATGTCCTCAGACCCATTCCTA GTGCCTTGACTCAAGCCATCCGTAACTTTGCCAAAAGCCTTGAGGGCTGGCTCGCCAATGCCATGAGCACCATTCCACAGAAGATGGTCCAGACCAAG GTATCCGCTGTTAGTGCCTTTGCGCAGACGCTGCGCCGATACACGTCTCTGAACCACTTGGCTCAGGCAGCACGTGCTGTGTTGCAAAACACCTCACAGATCAACCAGATGCTCAGTGACCTGAACCGCGTGGACTTCGCCAACGTGCAG gaGCAGGCATCATGGGTCTGCCAGTGTGAGGAGGGCATGGTGCAGCGACTCGAGCAGGACTTTAAGGCTACGCTGCAGCAGCAGAGCTCCTTGGAGCAGTGGGCCGCCTGGCTGGACAATGTGGTCAGTCAAGTCCTCAAGCCATATGAGGACAGGCCGAGTTTTCCCAAAGCAGCCCGCCTGTTCCTGCTCAAGTGGTCATTTTACAG CTCAATGGTGATCAGAGACTTGACCCTGCGCAGTGCTGCCAGCTTCGGCTCCTTCCACCTGATCCGGCTGCTCTACGACGAGTACATGTTCTACCTGGTGGAGCACCGCGTTGCCCAGGCAACTGGAGAGACTCCCATTGGGGTTATGGGAGAA TTTGATGACCTAAATACCATGTCGCCCACTAACATCGATAAAG ATGAAATAAGTGAGATGGACAGCGAGCTGGATGAAGAGATGCAGGAGGCAGGAGAACAGCTAACCAAGCAAGAAAAAGCAGAGGCTGAGGTGATTCAGGTGTTGCAGGTGGGCACTATGGAAGATGGAAGCAGCGCCGTGGTTGGCGTGGTGCAGTCGGACATGCTTGGTACAATGGCAGTGCAGCAGCAGTCGACCATCCGTCACTGCAGCGGAGCCGGAAACACCTATGCCTCAGTGTGA